Proteins encoded within one genomic window of Spirochaetota bacterium:
- a CDS encoding DUF559 domain-containing protein has protein sequence MEIDGDIHKERKDYDKYRDDFMLSLGIKTLRFNNNEIIQNIEHVIDTINDELLKHR, from the coding sequence ATTGAGATAGATGGGGATATACATAAAGAAAGAAAGGATTATGACAAATATCGGGATGATTTCATGCTGAGCCTCGGAATTAAAACATTGAGGTTTAATAATAATGAGATCATACAAAACATTGAACATGTCATTGATACTATTAATGATGAATTATTAAAGCATCGTTAG
- a CDS encoding MoxR family ATPase encodes MDYAEIEKLTEKVKAENDFVAKIKEEIARVIVGQEALVDRILISYISGGHVLLEGLPGLAKTLAIRAFSRSIDTSFQRVQFTPDLLPADLIGTRIYNPKEMDFFTKKGPIFTNLLLADEINRAPAKVQSALLQAMEEKQVTIGEETYTLEKPFMVLATENPIEQEGTYPLPEAQLDRFFMKVLVDYPTHQEEKEILNRFSDIKVDNVKKVLAPEKIAKKAEIIEKIYIDDKLIDYIVTIVGETRKPSRKELKKYIEFGASPRASIALMKASRCIAFIRGRGFVTPDDIKEIGADVLRHRIILSYEAEADGKSADDVVKLLFDSVEVP; translated from the coding sequence ATGGATTATGCCGAAATCGAAAAGCTCACCGAAAAGGTGAAGGCCGAAAATGACTTTGTGGCCAAAATAAAGGAAGAGATCGCCAGGGTCATCGTGGGGCAGGAAGCCCTGGTGGACCGGATCCTGATTTCCTATATATCCGGGGGCCACGTCCTTCTCGAGGGCCTGCCGGGCCTGGCCAAGACCCTGGCCATCCGCGCCTTTTCCCGCTCCATTGACACGTCGTTCCAGCGCGTGCAGTTCACGCCGGACCTTCTTCCGGCGGACCTCATCGGCACGCGCATCTACAATCCGAAGGAGATGGACTTCTTCACCAAGAAGGGCCCGATCTTCACAAACCTTCTCCTGGCTGACGAGATCAACCGCGCCCCGGCCAAGGTGCAGTCGGCCCTCCTCCAGGCCATGGAGGAAAAACAGGTGACCATCGGCGAGGAGACCTATACCCTGGAGAAGCCCTTCATGGTCCTGGCCACGGAGAACCCCATCGAGCAGGAGGGGACCTATCCCCTTCCGGAGGCGCAGCTGGACCGCTTCTTTATGAAGGTGCTGGTGGACTATCCCACGCACCAGGAGGAGAAGGAGATCCTGAACCGCTTCAGCGATATTAAAGTGGACAATGTCAAGAAGGTCCTGGCGCCGGAGAAGATCGCGAAGAAGGCCGAGATCATAGAAAAGATATACATCGACGACAAGCTCATCGATTACATCGTCACCATCGTGGGCGAGACGCGGAAGCCGTCGCGGAAGGAGCTCAAGAAATACATCGAGTTCGGGGCCAGCCCCCGGGCCTCCATCGCCCTGATGAAGGCGTCCCGGTGCATTGCCTTTATCCGCGGCCGCGGCTTCGTCACGCCGGACGACATCAAGGAGATCGGCGCGGACGTGCTGCGCCACCGCATCATCCTCTCCTACGAGGCCGAGGCCGACGGCAAGAGCGCCGACGACGTGGTGAAACTGCTCTTTGATTCCGTGGAGGTCCCCTAG
- a CDS encoding VWA domain-containing protein: MTQLEFKNPMLLLLLIPWALMLFWFLFRKLYNREAAVAISSEEVVRARQSIRARTYRFLPALRFAALLLLILALSRPGKGVHYSSVKNLGVDIMITMDVSLSMLAEDFQPKNRLTVSKQVIKDFVARRKTDRIGMVVFAGEAYLQCPLTLEHQMIQDIAGEVDFESVHVDGTAIGDAIALATARMMDSKAKSRVILLVTDGMNNRGSIDPETAAKAAAEMGIKIYPVGIGKKGETVPYPSGIPMMKQQIMVDIDEDSLKNIAEITGGKYFNATSSGVMWQNFKDIDRLEKSQVELKQYHEFYDRFQWLLFAAAALFLAEIILRSVVYRKVP, translated from the coding sequence GTGACACAACTCGAGTTTAAAAATCCCATGCTCCTGCTCCTGCTGATCCCGTGGGCGCTCATGCTCTTCTGGTTCCTCTTCCGGAAGCTCTATAACCGCGAGGCCGCGGTGGCCATTTCCTCCGAAGAGGTGGTGCGCGCCCGGCAGTCGATTCGCGCCCGGACCTACCGGTTCCTCCCGGCCCTGCGGTTCGCGGCGCTCCTTCTTCTCATCCTCGCCCTGTCGAGGCCCGGCAAGGGGGTGCACTACTCCAGCGTCAAGAACCTTGGCGTCGACATCATGATAACCATGGACGTGTCCCTCTCGATGCTCGCCGAGGATTTCCAGCCCAAGAACCGCCTGACGGTGTCCAAGCAGGTCATCAAGGATTTCGTGGCGCGGCGTAAGACCGACCGCATCGGCATGGTGGTCTTCGCCGGCGAGGCGTATCTGCAATGCCCCCTCACCCTCGAGCACCAGATGATCCAGGACATCGCGGGGGAGGTGGATTTCGAATCGGTCCACGTCGACGGCACGGCCATCGGCGACGCCATCGCCCTGGCCACGGCCCGCATGATGGACAGCAAGGCGAAGAGCCGGGTCATTCTCCTGGTGACCGACGGCATGAACAACAGGGGGAGCATCGATCCGGAAACGGCGGCGAAGGCCGCCGCGGAGATGGGGATCAAGATCTACCCGGTGGGGATCGGGAAGAAAGGCGAAACGGTACCCTATCCCTCGGGCATACCGATGATGAAGCAGCAGATCATGGTCGATATCGACGAGGATTCGCTCAAGAACATCGCGGAAATAACGGGCGGGAAATACTTTAACGCCACCTCCAGCGGCGTTATGTGGCAAAACTTCAAGGACATCGACCGCCTCGAAAAGAGCCAGGTCGAGCTGAAACAGTACCATGAATTCTACGACCGGTTCCAGTGGCTCCTCTTCGCCGCCGCTGCCCTCTTTCTCGCCGAGATCATTCTAAGATCGGTCGTGTACAGGAAGGTGCCCTAG
- a CDS encoding tetratricopeptide repeat protein → MRYMKSSRIFLLIALACISIAWLDPYRDAVSSGNEEYGQKKYNNAKRYYEKAEQYAPGEDEKKKLSFNTGDADYMLEDYDGAISGFQRAIQSDDRDVQKKAFLNTGNAYLKQKNYREAIQAYMNALKIDPNYGKAKKNIEYVLKQMDNKNKQDKNKDNKDNKDNRNKDRQNKDKPGQDKKNQNNEKNRQQQKRDRQGGGQMNREQVQNILRSLEKSPVRRQKGGSNDEKRKLEKYW, encoded by the coding sequence ATGAGATATATGAAATCATCGCGCATATTTCTTCTAATTGCCCTGGCTTGTATTTCCATAGCCTGGCTCGATCCCTACCGCGACGCCGTTTCCAGCGGCAACGAGGAGTACGGGCAAAAGAAGTACAACAATGCCAAGCGCTATTACGAAAAGGCGGAACAGTACGCCCCGGGCGAGGATGAAAAGAAGAAGCTCTCCTTCAATACGGGCGACGCCGATTACATGCTGGAGGATTATGACGGCGCCATCTCCGGGTTCCAGCGGGCGATTCAGTCCGACGACCGCGACGTTCAGAAAAAGGCCTTCCTCAATACCGGCAACGCTTACCTGAAGCAGAAGAACTACCGTGAGGCCATCCAGGCCTACATGAACGCCCTGAAGATCGATCCCAATTATGGAAAAGCGAAGAAGAACATAGAGTATGTGCTGAAGCAGATGGATAACAAGAACAAGCAGGATAAGAATAAGGACAACAAGGACAATAAAGATAACAGGAACAAGGACCGGCAGAATAAAGACAAGCCGGGACAGGACAAGAAAAACCAGAACAATGAGAAAAACAGGCAGCAGCAGAAGAGGGACCGCCAGGGCGGCGGCCAGATGAACCGCGAGCAGGTACAGAATATTCTCCGCTCCCTGGAGAAGAGCCCTGTCCGCCGGCAAAAAGGTGGCAGCAATGATGAAAAAAGGAAGCTTGAGAAATACTGGTAG
- a CDS encoding DUF58 domain-containing protein translates to MEAQELSLLKKIRLQPGKKINTLFMGEYHSAFKGHGLSFDSVREYQYGDDIRSIDWNVSARMRNLYVKQYIEERELSVVLMIDMSGSTEFGGGPRKRDLILEVASLFLNLAQINNDRVSACLFTDRIERYIKPKKGRKFILKVLDEILKCRPRSRRTDIGGAIDFIQRVLKKRSIIFIISDFLDRDESFILKMKLLGRKHDIIPVQVSDPMEKDIRFFGLTEFVDLETGKVFLSDAIPEKGRFPVLAEFNAISLSTAEPIEIPILRFFEKRNRTRLTRA, encoded by the coding sequence GTGGAAGCGCAGGAGCTCTCGCTTTTAAAGAAGATACGGCTCCAGCCCGGGAAGAAGATCAACACCCTGTTCATGGGGGAGTACCACTCCGCCTTCAAGGGCCACGGGCTGTCCTTCGATTCTGTCCGGGAATACCAGTACGGCGACGACATCCGGAGCATCGACTGGAACGTGTCGGCGCGCATGCGCAACCTCTACGTGAAGCAGTATATCGAGGAGCGCGAGCTCTCGGTGGTGCTGATGATCGACATGTCCGGCTCCACCGAGTTCGGCGGGGGGCCGCGCAAGCGCGACCTGATTCTCGAAGTGGCGTCCCTCTTCCTGAACCTGGCCCAGATCAACAACGACCGGGTGAGCGCCTGCCTCTTTACCGACCGCATCGAGCGCTATATCAAGCCGAAGAAGGGGCGCAAGTTCATCCTCAAGGTCCTCGACGAGATATTGAAGTGCCGGCCCCGGAGCCGCAGGACCGACATCGGCGGGGCCATCGACTTCATCCAGCGCGTTCTTAAAAAACGGAGCATCATCTTCATCATATCCGATTTCCTTGACCGGGACGAGAGCTTTATCCTGAAGATGAAGCTCCTGGGGCGGAAGCACGATATCATCCCCGTGCAGGTTTCCGATCCCATGGAGAAGGATATCCGCTTCTTCGGCCTCACCGAGTTCGTCGACCTGGAGACCGGCAAGGTATTCCTCTCCGACGCCATCCCCGAAAAGGGAAGGTTCCCGGTCCTGGCCGAGTTCAACGCCATATCATTGAGTACGGCTGAGCCGATCGAGATCCCCATCCTGAGGTTTTTCGAGAAGCGCAATCGCACCAGGCTGACGAGGGCGTGA
- a CDS encoding VWA domain-containing protein, whose amino-acid sequence MHFGNYPYLIYIISISAVALGLFAFYIAWKRRAVRIMSRGVARRYLIRGSGRIAVAREALVALAIILFAFVTLRPQWGELVREVNNEGSDVLIALDVSPSMLAQDVNPSRLQRARDAVRFIVESLQGDRVGLILFSGDAFLQCPLTNDYGAFMMFLDAASPDSINLKGTDIGMALKQAYRVFTTKRITSRILVLITDGEDHEGTAEEAARLFRDMDVAIYTVGIGRSGGEVIPTPGSETSPDSYYRDGSGSLVKTKKDVSFLKRIAGLTRGSYIDISDSFSGLRFINEIITDQHRNKYGSRIIKEPREQYQVFAFILIIILSIELMLPERRSTGRAGFEGFREFAKTALGAVRRLLRRR is encoded by the coding sequence ATGCATTTTGGCAACTACCCATATCTTATATACATTATCTCCATCTCCGCCGTGGCGCTGGGACTCTTCGCCTTCTACATCGCGTGGAAGCGGCGGGCCGTGCGGATCATGAGCCGCGGCGTGGCGCGCCGTTACCTGATACGGGGCTCCGGGAGGATCGCCGTCGCCAGGGAGGCGCTGGTCGCCCTGGCTATCATCCTCTTCGCCTTCGTAACGCTCCGGCCACAGTGGGGCGAGCTGGTCCGCGAGGTGAACAACGAGGGCTCCGACGTGCTCATCGCCCTGGACGTGAGCCCCAGCATGCTCGCCCAGGACGTGAATCCGAGCAGGCTCCAGCGCGCCCGGGACGCCGTGCGGTTCATCGTGGAGTCGCTCCAGGGGGACCGCGTGGGCCTGATCCTCTTCTCCGGCGACGCCTTTCTCCAGTGCCCCCTGACGAACGATTACGGCGCCTTCATGATGTTCCTTGACGCCGCGTCCCCGGATTCGATCAACCTGAAGGGAACGGACATCGGCATGGCCCTCAAGCAGGCGTACCGCGTGTTCACGACCAAGCGCATCACGTCGCGGATACTGGTGCTTATAACCGACGGCGAGGACCACGAGGGGACCGCCGAGGAAGCGGCGAGGCTCTTCCGCGACATGGACGTGGCGATCTACACGGTCGGGATAGGCCGCAGCGGCGGCGAGGTGATCCCCACGCCGGGAAGCGAAACCTCCCCTGACAGCTATTACCGCGACGGCAGCGGCAGCCTGGTTAAGACGAAAAAGGACGTCTCCTTCCTGAAGCGCATCGCCGGTCTCACCCGCGGCTCTTACATCGATATATCGGACAGCTTTTCCGGCCTCAGGTTCATTAATGAGATCATTACCGACCAGCACAGGAACAAGTACGGTTCGCGCATCATCAAGGAGCCCCGCGAGCAGTACCAGGTTTTCGCCTTCATCCTTATCATAATCCTTTCAATCGAGCTGATGCTGCCGGAACGGAGAAGCACCGGACGGGCTGGATTCGAAGGATTCCGGGAATTCGCGAAAACCGCGCTGGGAGCGGTCAGGCGCCTGTTGCGCCGCCGGTAA
- a CDS encoding DUF4381 domain-containing protein, which produces MKMKLLAIMMLAAITGLAGEVNAPKIRATVTPEKATVGTILVYKVTIAGKDLGGITIVPPEKREVFPEKKKAQAIPKKEGEEEAEEDPAQYVPLYVIHSIKKDDRSDKAMTDITVTMQISFYRPGAWQLPDVEIKGSDGIAIGYKTPSVTIGAVNEKGEFEEVEPPLALGGNWWRLVILILVLAVLGVVGFFAWRHIRKRIEERRTAPVIVPPIDIFLKEIEQFNGDRLIEDGRIEDFVFGISMIFRKYLSLQFHFDAAEMTTYEIEKKIKKVFPRNIHDAHAAQIMDGFNLWDLSKFAEFTPSPEHLRASLGKTVDVAKKISGAMSGDTTRV; this is translated from the coding sequence ATGAAGATGAAGCTCCTTGCAATTATGATGCTGGCGGCCATCACGGGCCTGGCCGGCGAAGTAAACGCCCCGAAGATCAGGGCCACGGTCACGCCGGAAAAGGCCACGGTCGGGACGATCCTTGTCTACAAGGTGACCATCGCCGGAAAGGACCTTGGCGGCATAACCATCGTTCCGCCGGAAAAGCGAGAGGTGTTCCCTGAGAAAAAGAAAGCCCAGGCGATCCCCAAAAAAGAAGGCGAAGAAGAGGCCGAGGAAGACCCGGCCCAGTACGTGCCCCTCTATGTCATCCATTCCATAAAGAAAGACGACCGGTCAGACAAGGCCATGACCGATATCACGGTGACGATGCAGATATCCTTTTACCGGCCCGGCGCCTGGCAGCTGCCGGACGTCGAGATCAAGGGCTCCGACGGCATCGCCATCGGGTACAAGACCCCCTCCGTGACGATTGGCGCGGTCAATGAAAAGGGAGAGTTCGAGGAAGTCGAGCCGCCCCTGGCCCTGGGCGGCAACTGGTGGCGCCTGGTGATCCTCATCCTGGTTCTGGCGGTCCTCGGAGTCGTCGGCTTTTTCGCGTGGCGGCACATCAGGAAGCGCATCGAGGAGCGGCGGACCGCCCCGGTCATTGTGCCTCCCATCGATATCTTCCTGAAAGAGATCGAGCAGTTCAACGGCGACAGGCTCATCGAGGACGGCAGGATCGAGGATTTCGTGTTCGGCATATCCATGATCTTCAGGAAGTACCTGTCGCTTCAGTTCCATTTCGACGCCGCTGAAATGACCACCTATGAAATAGAAAAGAAGATAAAGAAGGTCTTCCCGAGGAATATCCATGACGCCCATGCCGCCCAGATCATGGACGGCTTCAACCTCTGGGACCTTTCCAAGTTTGCGGAGTTCACGCCCTCGCCGGAGCATCTCCGCGCGAGCCTTGGGAAAACCGTTGATGTGGCGAAGAAGATTTCAGGAGCGATGAGCGGTGACACAACTCGAGTTTAA
- the mazG gene encoding nucleoside triphosphate pyrophosphohydrolase codes for MEFKEKRPLYQFAEIIAALRGENGCPWDKKQTHQSLRPYLIEEAYEALDAIESGDPAHIREELGDILLQIYLHAEIAREQNRFTIDDVAQSIIDKIILRHPHVFGDASVRDADHVADRWEQIKKKEKPHRESILDGVPKHLPALLKAHRVQQKVSRVGFDWERIEDVAAKLDEEVGELKAAIASSDKDRITDEAGDILFSMANLLRFMHINPEEALEKTTAKFIRRFRHIEKRAAEMEKNLEDMTIDEMERLWQEAKGRV; via the coding sequence ATGGAATTCAAGGAAAAACGGCCGCTCTATCAATTCGCGGAGATCATCGCCGCCCTGAGGGGAGAGAACGGATGTCCCTGGGACAAGAAGCAGACCCACCAGTCGCTGCGGCCCTACCTTATCGAGGAGGCCTACGAGGCACTGGACGCCATCGAGAGCGGCGACCCGGCCCACATCCGCGAGGAGCTGGGAGACATCCTTCTCCAGATATACCTCCACGCGGAGATAGCGAGGGAACAGAACCGGTTCACCATTGACGACGTGGCGCAGTCCATCATCGACAAGATCATACTGCGGCACCCCCACGTATTCGGCGACGCCAGCGTGCGGGACGCGGACCACGTGGCTGACCGGTGGGAGCAGATCAAAAAGAAGGAAAAGCCCCACCGCGAATCGATCCTTGACGGCGTGCCGAAGCACCTGCCGGCGCTCCTCAAGGCGCATCGCGTCCAGCAGAAGGTCTCCCGCGTCGGGTTCGACTGGGAGCGCATCGAGGACGTGGCCGCCAAGCTTGACGAGGAAGTGGGCGAGCTTAAGGCCGCCATAGCCTCATCCGACAAGGATAGAATCACCGACGAGGCCGGGGACATCCTCTTCAGCATGGCCAACCTCCTGCGCTTCATGCACATCAACCCGGAGGAGGCCCTTGAGAAGACCACTGCGAAATTCATCAGGCGCTTCCGGCATATCGAAAAGCGCGCAGCCGAAATGGAAAAGAACCTGGAGGATATGACCATAGACGAGATGGAACGTCTCTGGCAGGAGGCGAAGGGCAGGGTGTGA
- a CDS encoding BatD family protein, whose translation MMKKGSLRNTGRIVLCAALALFAATGLRAAQLATEIDEPTVEVGDSTTLKVRLSGDAGDVKPLKYPSVPGLRIEYSGMERSFEYINGKSWSGVKLVFMVTALRKGHYRIPPFVFQRGGQRMESREVSLTVVAGGSAAAESGEESSAAGDIRSSVELSSGSAYVGQPIIMRYYIMTSGIRATVHRFNEHPETRGFAIKMIDDPAHDREGGQEGGYEKDHLVTFALIPAGSGAYRVGGGSATVSVEAPMRIRRNDFFGFNFPGMSRPQELPFDTKPVAVMALPAQGKPEKFQGDIGSFSIKAEYAPDTIKVYEEKKVTVTIEGNGNLVTMTKPFMEKEIPGLKVLIEDGESAIKLDGARLRGSKKFVFTLVPEKGGDFNAGRIKFSFFNPDGGRYETVETKEISFTAKGEGIKSGARYDTDTEDKKLDLNPLYFVLIVLAVAGTIVFVVFWERKRYRLVAHGADQGREEDTKQDAAPDVDHAAEALNAAERGDSEGFLKAAEKALDQARRGFAGPIPGETESAMDRIKEEIYGYKFGRGSIAVEDMKRIIEEIRKLKNA comes from the coding sequence ATGATGAAAAAAGGAAGCTTGAGAAATACTGGTAGGATAGTGCTCTGCGCGGCGCTGGCCCTGTTTGCGGCCACCGGCCTGCGCGCGGCACAGCTGGCAACCGAAATAGACGAGCCCACCGTTGAAGTGGGCGACTCCACAACCCTCAAGGTCAGGCTGAGCGGCGACGCCGGCGACGTAAAGCCGCTGAAGTATCCCTCGGTTCCGGGTCTCAGGATAGAATACTCCGGCATGGAGAGGAGCTTTGAATACATAAACGGCAAGTCCTGGTCCGGCGTGAAGCTCGTTTTCATGGTCACCGCGTTACGGAAGGGACACTACCGGATACCGCCCTTCGTGTTCCAGCGCGGCGGCCAGAGGATGGAGTCCCGGGAGGTGTCCCTCACCGTCGTGGCAGGCGGTTCAGCAGCGGCCGAAAGCGGGGAGGAATCCTCCGCCGCCGGCGACATCAGGTCTTCCGTGGAGCTCTCATCTGGCTCGGCCTATGTGGGCCAGCCCATCATCATGCGCTATTACATCATGACCTCCGGCATCCGCGCCACGGTGCACCGATTCAACGAGCATCCCGAGACCAGGGGGTTCGCCATTAAAATGATCGACGATCCGGCCCATGACCGGGAGGGAGGCCAAGAAGGCGGCTACGAGAAGGACCACCTGGTGACCTTCGCGCTGATCCCGGCAGGCTCCGGCGCCTATCGCGTCGGCGGCGGGTCGGCCACCGTTTCCGTGGAGGCGCCGATGCGTATCCGCCGCAACGATTTCTTCGGGTTCAATTTCCCCGGCATGTCCCGGCCCCAGGAGCTCCCCTTTGACACAAAGCCGGTCGCCGTCATGGCGCTGCCGGCCCAGGGAAAGCCTGAGAAATTCCAGGGAGATATCGGCAGCTTTTCCATAAAGGCCGAGTACGCGCCGGATACGATAAAGGTGTACGAGGAAAAGAAGGTGACCGTCACCATTGAAGGGAACGGCAACCTGGTCACCATGACGAAGCCCTTCATGGAAAAGGAAATCCCGGGTCTCAAGGTCCTCATCGAGGATGGGGAGAGCGCGATAAAGCTCGATGGCGCCAGGCTCCGGGGCAGCAAAAAGTTCGTCTTCACGCTGGTCCCGGAGAAGGGAGGTGATTTCAACGCCGGACGCATCAAGTTCTCCTTCTTCAACCCCGACGGGGGAAGATACGAGACCGTGGAAACGAAGGAGATTTCCTTCACCGCGAAGGGTGAGGGTATCAAATCAGGGGCCCGCTATGATACAGACACTGAAGACAAGAAGCTCGACCTCAATCCCCTCTATTTCGTCCTCATCGTGCTGGCCGTGGCAGGAACGATCGTCTTTGTTGTGTTCTGGGAGAGAAAGCGCTACCGCCTCGTCGCCCATGGAGCTGACCAGGGCAGGGAAGAGGACACGAAGCAGGATGCCGCCCCAGACGTAGATCATGCGGCCGAGGCCCTCAACGCTGCGGAGCGGGGCGACAGCGAGGGATTCCTCAAGGCAGCGGAAAAGGCCCTGGATCAGGCCCGCAGGGGATTTGCCGGCCCCATCCCCGGTGAAACGGAAAGCGCCATGGATCGCATCAAGGAAGAAATATACGGGTACAAGTTCGGCCGCGGCTCCATCGCCGTTGAAGACATGAAGCGGATTATTGAAGAGATCCGGAAATTGAAAAATGCATAG